In Daucus carota subsp. sativus chromosome 4, DH1 v3.0, whole genome shotgun sequence, one DNA window encodes the following:
- the LOC108217331 gene encoding exocyst complex component EXO70C2: MEPDSTIKDESLDEKTNENKDEQTDHSTGPDVTKDNKPDDKEPKEESENKTNEQDDENTDQQAPDIVKVTDEIDGFVTLLSSHTGDDDEEPPEIQDSLEKFAFVAEAKIANYDMMDNPVKWSQLSEEETTSLLENVARIHKLCVSLAKFSKHSNYALTLNRFGGILQRALSFFEEEFRLLLEDYDANNIEYSSDPDPEQEPPEVNYFPGYSDDIIAKLNKLGHALISAGHETECCQLYFLERRKALEATFDRLGFEKNSIDDIQKKSWESMERDIATWIKTYKEFSKNILPSERNLIESVYAGHESVSLNLFRILSRTFLIQLFNFSEAVAMTKRSDEKLFKFVDVYETLRDLIPSLDGLFPADDVVLELIKSDVNLTRCKIGETIICIFIELENKIKTESGKTPVPGGAVHPSTRYTLNYLKAACEYKDTLELLFKDHQKIERADSQRSTSDYNAANNQPSNNNEEATVQSPFQIQLQRVMDSVDINLEGKSKLYKDPSLSLIFLMNNGRYILQKVKGSPEIKGVMGDPWIRKRSSDLRSYHKSYQRETWGKVLQCLTAEGLTVHGKVSKPQLKERFKSFNAMFDEIHKTQSTWVVTDEQLQSELRVSIASLVIPAYRSFMARFSSTFTPGRQTEKYVKYQPEDIETYIDELFDGSSATQMGKKR, encoded by the coding sequence aTGGAGCCTGATAGTACAATCAAAGATGAAAGTCTTGACGAAAAGACCAACGAGAATAAAGATGAACAAACAGATCATAGCACAGGACCAGATGTCACAAAAGATAACAAGCCTGATGATAAGGAACCAAAAGAAGAATCggaaaataaaacaaatgagCAAGACGATGAAAATACTGATCAACAAGCACCTGATATTGTTAAAGTCACAGACGAAATTGATGGATTCGTTACTCTTTTATCATCGCACACgggtgatgatgatgaggaaccCCCAGAAATTCAAGATTCACTCGAAAAATTTGCCTTTGTCGCGGAAGCAAAAATAGCAAACTACGATATGATGGATAATCCTGTCAAATGGAGCCAACTTTCCGAAGAAGAAACAACTAGTCTTCTCGAAAATGTAGCTCGAATTCACAAACTTTGTGTATCACTTGCGAAATTCTCTAAACATTCAAATTACGCCTTGACTCTCAACCGTTTTGGAGGAATTCTTCAACGTGCTTTGTCCTTTTTTGAAGAGGAATTCAGGTTATTACTTGAAGACTATGATGCCAATAACATTGAGTATTCGTCAGATCCGGATCCAGAGCAGGAGCCTCCAGAGGTAAACTATTTTCCAGGATATTCAGACGATATCATAGCCAAGTTGAACAAACTGGGGCATGCATTGATATCAGCTGGACATGAAACAGAATGTTGTCAACTGTATTTTCTGGAGCGAAGAAAAGCATTAGAGGCGACTTTTGACAGATTGGGATTCGAAAAGAATAGTATTGATGATATACAGAAAAAAAGTTGGGAGTCTATGGAGAGAGACATTGCCACCTGGATCAAAACATACAAGGAATTCTCTAAAAATATCTTGCCATCAGAGCGAAACCTCATTGAATCTGTCTATGCTGGACACGAATCTGTATCCCTTAACTTATTCAGAATACTCTCTCGAACCTTTTTAATTCAACTTTTTAATTTCTCAGAGGCTGTCGCCATGACAAAGCGTTCTGACGAGAAGCTTTTCAAATTTGTGGATGTCTATGAAACATTGCGAGATCTGATTCCTTCCTTGGATGGACTATTTCCTGCAGATGATGTTGTTCTTGAGCTGATAAAATCAGACGTAAACTTGACTCGTTGCAAGATTGGTGAGACTATTATATGCATTTTTATTGAGCTCGAAAACAAAATAAAGACTGAAAGTGGTAAAACTCCCGTCCCTGGGGGCGCAGTACATCCAAGCACACGTTACACACTAAATTATCTAAAAGCAGCATGCGAGTACAAGGACACATTAGAACTATTGTTCAAAGACCATCAAAAAATCGAACGAGCAGATTCACAGAGGTCCACCTCAGACTACAATGCAGCAAATAACCAGCCGTCGAATAATAATGAAGAGGCCACTGTACAGTCCCCATTCCAAATTCAATTACAAAGAGTGATGGATTCCGTGGATATAAATCTCGAGGGGAAATCTAAGTTGTACAAAGACCCTTCACTAAGCCTAATTTTCCTAATGAATAATGGACGATACATATTACAAAAAGTAAAAGGATCACCAGAAATAAAAGGTGTCATGGGAGATCCGTGGATTCGAAAGCGATCATCAGATTTAAGGTCTTATCATAAGAGTTACCAAAGAGAAACATGGGGTAAAGTGTTGCAGTGTTTGACTGCTGAGGGATTGACAGTGCATGGTAAAGTGTCCAAGCCACAATTGAAGGAAAGGTTCAAAAGTTTTAATGCAATGTTTGATGAGATACATAAAACACAAAGCACATGGGTGGTAACTGATGAACAACTTCAGTCGGAGCTAAGGGTGTCGATAGCTTCGTTAGTGATACCGGCTTACAGGTCCTTCATGGCTAGGTTCAGTTCAACATTTACACCAGGAAGGCAGACGGAGAAGTATGTAAAGTACCAGCCGGAGGATATAGAGACGTACATTGATGAGCTTTTTGATGGAAGTTCTGCAACCCAAATGGGAAAGAAGAGGTGa
- the LOC108217333 gene encoding uncharacterized protein LOC108217333, whose amino-acid sequence MDAEEEEHQTRMRMGAAYIHTQLERANSISYHGGSTMNHRVIDRNREKGHARLYRDYFSDTPTYKDTQFRRRFRMRRSLFMRIEEAVTAHDNYFTQRTDAVGIRGMSSLQKVTAALRILAYGTAADAIDDYVRIGESTAIESLRRFVKSIVEVFGTEYLRRPNAEDVSRLLAENEQRGFPGMLGSIDWSLNDINVLDRSHLFEELAEGRGPEVRYTINGHEYNMGYYLADGIYPSWPTLVKTIPKPQGNKRKYFAIAQVSVRKDVERAFGVLQSRFAMIRGPSRFWDVGTMKYIMTACIILRNMIIEDERDLHAEEEHFAGFGIEIVGVAGKTHLQIHTNHY is encoded by the exons ATggatgcagaagaagaagagcaTCAAACAAGGATGAGAATGGGTGCGGCTTACATTCATACTCAGCTTGAAAGAGCAAATTCTATCTCGTATCATGGTGGTTCCACAATGAATCATCGTGTGATTGATCGCAACAGAGAAAAAGGTCATGCTAGACTGTATCGTGATTATTTTTCTGATACACCTACATATAAAGATACACAATTTCGTCGAAGATTTCGGATGCGTAGATCATTGTTTATGCGAATTGAAGAAGCAGTTACGGCTCATGACAATTATTTTACTCAACGAACTGATGCTGTGGGAATTCGTGGCATGTCTTCACTTCAAAAAGTGACAGCTGCACTTAGGATACTTGCATATGGAACAGCAGCTGATGCAATTGATGATTATGTTCGAATTGGTGAGAGTACAGCAATAGAGAGTCTAAGAAGGTTTGTTAAATCAATTGTTGAAGTCTTCGGAACTGAATATCTGAGACGCCCAAATGCTGAAGATGTGTCTAGATTACTAGCAGAGAATGAACAACGAGGCTTTCCCGGAATGTTGGGTAGTATTGATT GGTCGTTGAATGATATTAATGTGTTAGATCGGTCTCATCTTTTTGAAGAATTGGCAGAAGGTCGCGGCCCTGAAGTGAGGTATACTATCAACGGGCATGAATATAACATGGGATATTATCTTGCTGATGGCATATATCCTTCTTGGCCAACTCTTGTCAAAACTATTCCAAAACCTCAAggtaacaaaagaaaatattttgcaaTTGCACAAGTATCTGTTCGAAAAGATGTTGAGAGAGCATTTGGAGTGTTACAATCTCGGTTTGCGATGATTCGTGGACCATCACGATTTTGGGATGTGGGCACAATGAAATACATTATGACAGCTTGTATAATATTACGTAACATGATCATTGAGGATGAAAGGGATTTACATGCCGAGGAAGAACACTTTGCTGGGTTTGGGATTGAGATTGTGGGGGTGGCTGGGAAAACACATCTTCAAATTCATACGAATCATTATTGA
- the LOC108217896 gene encoding NAC domain-containing protein 41, producing MMNRNEGNDSAPNLPIGYRFRPTDEELILHYLKPKLLSFPFPSSVIPHHLNLFHSHPSLFIGDCKEKKYFFCKSSWNHFKNCRLSTADGSGYWKHISKDKYICSSSAFIIGTKKSYIFHQGNYPHSIKTQWAMKEFSLLPSQTATLLSQNMEDWVIFCIYQRRRRGKKHQVKKTRRDEDDVIGAQCDDLMDFVVLDSTEPGPPLPSPSCSTDHGSANHASTDQEETCSSSNIKPVSPHW from the exons ATGATGAACCGGAATGAAGGAAATGATAGTGCCCCGAACCTCCCCATTGGATATAGATTTCGACCCACAGATGAAGAACTCATTCTTCATTACCTCAAACCCAAGCTTCTTTCTTTCCCTTTCCCTTCATCTGTCATCCCTCACCATCTCAATCTCTTCCACTCTCACCCATCTCTCTTCATTG GTGATTGCAAAGAGAAGAAGTATTTTTTCTGCAAAAGCAGCTGGAATCATTTCAAGAACTGCAGACTCTCTACAGCTGATGGCTCTGGTTACTGGAAACATATAAGCAAAGACAAGTACATTTGTTCATCAAGTGCTTTTATTATTGGGACTAAGAAATCCTACATTTTCCACCAAGGGAATTATCCCCATAGCATCAAAACTCAATGGGCCATGAAGGAATTCTCACTTCTGCCCTCTCAAACAGCCACACTTTTGAGCCAG AACATGGAGGACTGGGTCATCTTTTGCATTTACCAGAGGAGGAGAAGAGGCAAGAAGCATCAAGTGAAGAAAACAAGAAGAGATGAAGATGATGTGATTGGTGCCCAATGTGATGAtctgatggattttgtggttcTTGACAGCACTGAGCCTGGCCCTCCTTTGCCTTCACCATCATGTTCAACTGACCATGGGTCTGCAAATCATGCATCAACAGATCAGGAGGAAACATGCAGCAGCAGTAACATCAAACCAGTTTCTCCTCATTGGTGA